The segment CCATCTCTAGCTATGTATGTGATTAGATGAGAACTTGATTGTTTTATGCTTTGTAGTTATTAGATTACTTTGGAGGTGGCTTATTATTGATGAATAATTATGTTCTTTGTATTGTTTATGTAACTGGAGTGCAATACTTCCATGGTTTGGAGTGTCTACCTTGTATTCATGTTATGCTCTTAATTTTTATTGATTGCAATCTTTGTAGCATGGTATGTGCGACCTTTGTAATTGTTTCATAGCTATAGCTAAATTTAACTTGTGATGGAGGGATAATTCATCCATGTTTATGATGAAACCGTTTAAAGgaatgaatttatttaatatatttgatatttttcTATACCTTGTCTTGTGAGGCTATTGGTATAGTTGTAAAGCTAAAATAATGATAATTGTATATATTTAGATTAAATAATTATATGTTATAATCATGGTCATGGATGCGTATGGGTAAAtctaaaatatattttcaaaaggaTTGAAAGTTCTAGGTTTTTTGTTGGTCCATCTCAATGTTAGTGCTGGATGACGAAGACTTGTTTTGTTGTGTAGTTCATTTCTCTTGCATTAAGGAGTTAGTGTTGCTTTTTGTCTTGTTCCTTGGAAATCATATCCTTTGGGAGACCCTTATGTGGACAAATTGGACCTCACAATCCCTTGAATATTTTCCTCAACTCATTTCGAAACAACTCATAGATTTAAGAATTATGCCTCATTGAATATGACATCATAAttcatttttaatttaataattattcaaGACTATCTAAATAGTCTAAGACCCAAAAATAATGATCAACCTTACTTGTCAAACATAAAAGTTTTGCATTCATAACATTCATTTATAAATACTAAATATATAGATAACTACAATTCCTAACTTCCTTACAAAAATATATCTTTTCATGTGATACAAGTTTccctaatattttaaatatttaacgGGAAAGATGCGTCAAGCTGTACGTTCTAGATCCTAGTTGCGTCTAAGCTTACCTGTAATGACGATCTCATTTGTTGACGTTCTAGAACCACACATTCATGCGGCTTTTCCTCAATAATAACGCCATCCATTCATAAACAaacaaaactcatttgcaacacgTTCTCCATCCACAGCGACGCGCTCTAGTTTTTTCTTGTCTACGTTTTTACATTTCCATTGATAAATCCACATAGCTTTGACTTCAATATTTCAGGTCAACAAGTCAAACATATCGACCTCCCTTAAATGCTCGATATTTCTCCCCTTGTCGGCCCCAGCTAAGTAAGTAACGTGCCTCGATATTTCTCCCCTGGTTTTTCAGAATGGTTTCCGACCACTAGTTAAGAGTTTCCTACGCTTCTTTCATCAACAATGACCCACCACAGTAACGAAGATGCGTGGAGGAATCTCTCAGCTATAAATTTCCCATTTGCAACATTACCGTCGAGTTAGGGTCTGAAGTTTTGTACAGGCCGGCAGTCATGGTCCGAATTGCTCAGAAAAATGGGATGCTTGCAGTCTTCTACTGCACACTCAGTGTTCTCCTTCTCCGATCTAGCTGCATCTCGGAAGACGGCAAAATTCTTCTCCAGATAAAGGCGAGCGATTGGATCGGCGGAGGTAATAATTTGACGGACTGGAATGCTTCTGACGAAAACCCCTGCAGCTGGAATGGGATCTCTTGCAATTCTTCCAAGTTCGTCACTGCAATTAATCTTACCGGTGCCTCAATTTCAGGCAATCTGACTTCTACCATATGCCATCTTCCAAGTCTGGAGACGTTGATTCTCAGCGAGAATGCTTTCCGGGGGCCCTTTCCCGACGGGCTGTTTGATTGCAAGGGTTTGCAAGTGCTTGATTTGTCCATCAATCGCTTCTTTGGAAGCCTGCCCAGTCGAATCAGTGAATTCAGGCAGCTGAGGGTCTTGAATTTGTTAGAAAATAGTTTCAGTGGCTCCATTCCTCCAGCCTTTGGAATGTTGTCCAACATCCAAGAGCTCTCGTTGGACGAAAATAATTTGACGGGCGGAATCCCTACTTTTCTCGGCAATTTGACAACCCTGAGGAAATTCACTGTTGGCGATAACCCTCTCCTAGGCGGTGTCATACCAGCAGAGCTCGCGATATTGAACCGGCTGCAAGATTTAGAACTATATAATTGTAGTCTAGTTGGTGAAATTCCGAATTTTTTCGGTAATTTTACGCAGTTGGAATGTTTGGATTTGTCGCAGAATTGGCTAAAGGGCAATATTCCGACTAGTTTAACTACTTTGTCCAAGTTGAGTATTTTGTACCTTTGGGGTAACAATTTGTCTGGACCGATTCTGGCTAATATCGATGAGATGGGAAATCTGACTGAGTTAGATCTTTCTGCCAACCAGCTAAGCGGTGAAATTCCCTACAGAATCGGCAATCTGGAATCTCTGGAGCAGCTAAAACTGGGTCAAAATCAGCTCACCGGAGAAATCCCTGCACAGCTCGGTATGCTGCGGAACTTGAGGAAACTGTATCTGTTTGATAACAAGCTTAAGGGGTGGTTGCCCCAGGATTTGGGTACATATTCCAATCTCTATTTTGTCGAGGTGACAGGAGCCGGTTTGGAAGGCCCCCTGCCAAAAAATCTGTGCAAAAATGGAATGCTTTACGCGTTGGCTTTAGCTTCAAATAATTTCAATGGGAGCCTACCTTCTTCCTTGGGAGATTGCGCGAGTTTACAGTATGTGCAGCTGTATAACAACCAGCTCAGTGGTGAGATTCCTAAGGGGTTTTGGAGCGCTTCAAGCCGGGTACAGTTGTTGCTCTATAATAATAAGTTTGAGGGCCAGATTCCATCTGCGATTGGACAAGCAAAGAGCCTGGCTTGGTTGCAAATAAACAACAACCAATTCAGCGGAAGCATTCCCTCGGAGATTGGACAGCTGACAGACCTCCAGATCTTAAACGCGAGCAGCAATCAGTTGTCAGGGTCCATTCCAAATGAGCTTGCGAACTTGACGTTGATCAATAGTCTCCAGCTTGATCACAATTTTCTGTCAGGAGAAATTCCCAAGAGTTTAATATCACTAGAGAAGCTTACTGTTCTCAATTTGGGTACAAATCGTCTTACAGGCGAAATCCCTGCATCCTTGGGCGACCTGTCCGCACTGAACAGTCTTGATCTCTCAAATAATTCGCTCTCTGGCCAAATTCCTGCTGAACTAGGACGCCTCTCATTAAATGTTTTCAATGTATCCAACAATCGCTTGTCTGGTCCAATTCCTGCCGCTCTCGACAATTCGGCCTACAAATACTCTTTTCTCGGGAATCCAAGATTATGCGGAGGTCGGAATTTGATGCTGAGGTCGTGTTCTTCAGACAAGATATCATCTCAACAATTGGCTGCAATTATAGTACCGTCTGTGATTTTAGCAGCCATAGCACTGGGCTCCATTGGTGTGTGTTGGTACTGTCTCAGGAAAGCAAGGGCCACGCCATCATGGAAATTGACATCTTTCCATCTGCCGGAGCTGAATGAGTTGTACATCGTCCGCAACTTGTCAGAGGAAAATGTTATTGGATCCGGAGGCGCTGGAAAAGTTTACAGGGTCATTCTGCAGAGCGGGGAAGCGGTAGCGGTGAAGAAGATCCGGAACATAAGCAGATCACGGGGAAAATTTAAGAGAAAAGGGGCTCAGCGAAACCATGAATTGGGGGAAGTGGAGGTGGATACATTGGGACTCATTCGGCACACCAACATTTTAAAGCTCCTCTGCTGCATTTCAAGCGAAGAGTACGATTTCAAGCTATTGGTATACGAGTACATGCCCAACGGGAGCCTGTTGGAGCGCCTACAGAATTCACAAGGACCACAAGTGGGGCTGCCTTGGCCAGTCCGCTATAAGatcgcaatgggggcagcccaagggCTGAGCTACATGCATCACGATTGCACACCTCCAATTCTACACAGGGATGTGAAATCCAGCAACATCTTGCTGGATAAAGATTTAGAGGCTAAAATTGCAGATTTTGGCCTGGCCAGAGTTCTTAATAACCTGGGCGAAGAGTACTCTGTTTCAGGCTATGTGGGGTCTCACGGATATATAGCTCCAGGTCCGATTTTATCTATCCTGGTTGAATGCTAGtttgtttaattttcaatttcttgttAAAGATTTAGCGCCATTAACATTATAACCTTTGATGTGCAGAGTACGGCCATAGACTGAAAGTGAGCGAAAAAATTGACGTGTACGGCTTCGGAGTGGTGGTGTTAGAGCTGGTGAGCGGGATGAAAGCTACGAATGAAGTGCAGTACGGGGAAGGAGTGGACATAGTGGAGTGGATCCGCAGCACAATAATAGGCAGGGGAGAGATGGGAGTGCTGGACTGGCGAATATTGGAAGAGAAGTACATAGAGCAAATGCTGTTGGTGTTGCGGGTGGGTCTGGTATGCACAATCAGGGACCCTAAACGGCGGCCTTCGATGAGGAAAGTGGTGGAGATGCTGGTGATGTGCAATCCAAACCAGGAAGAAAGGATAAAGATGCTTTTTCCGCAGGAGAGGAGGAGTCGGAGGGCGGCTGCTAGTTTCTCCTCTACCACGCCACTTGTTCCCACTGACAACGAAGCGGATTACTTTTCAGATTTGGAGACCTAAAAAACCTCCTAGTCCGCCACACAAATTCCCCAAATTCCCATCATGGGTACCTGGAATCGAAGGCctaaatttgatggttgtatgaCTTGTATTTTTTAGTATtgtaaaatattattataaatttggaaaaaaaaaaaaaatttctcttgaaAAAGGAGATTTTAGATAGTTTGTAAAAAATTTATatagtagttttttttttaaagatgaaGGTCTTATTTGAAAGGACGTTCCTTTACATATAGATATTCTAAATGGAAATAATTTGATGAGTTTTTTTTTAAGGTCTTGTTTATAGTAGTTTCCATGGGAGTATATCAGTATATTGATATATATGTGGAGTTGGAAAattaagttcaatttttttttaaaaaaaattatctaaaaAATGGTATTCATAACATTTTCAATTAGTTAAAATGGTTGGAAAATATCTATAATAAATTCATTTTTCAATAATGTTTATAAGCATAGGTTTGTCATTGATGATCTTGATAATTGAAAAGCAATTTCTTGACATACCAATTCTAGGTATTGAGTTTTTTTGCCTTGTTAGAGGGTTACATGCTCAATTCCTAGTACAATATGTTTCTtttgagaagtattagtcattttaTAAATGATGTAGTTGAATAACTCCACATGTTTTCCACATTATGTATCCATACTTGTTAGTTTTCTATTAAATGTAGATGGCTTAGAGATCTTCATGTCatttctttgttttaatttttttttagtataTAAAGAAGGTTTTTATATTCGGATTTGTAGGGCATGTTAACATTCTTTTTCAACAGGGGACAATTGGAAATAAATCTTCATGTCTTTTCCATAGTTGCTCTATTTTTATGGCTTCCATTTGCTTGTTTTATTTTCTCCAAagtctattttttattttaagatCTTTCTTTTTTATTCCTTAGGTTTGATATGAATTTTTTAATTGAAGGCATGGTAAGATTAAAAAACAAGAACATTTTTTGTTGGATTGTATCTAGGTGCTACCTATTTGTGATCTTATGGTTTGATCAGATTAGTAGTTTATATTACTTATGTCTCATGGCTTTCACAAATCCAAACATAAAATGACTAGTTACATGTAATTTTATTTAGTTGTTGTCATTGGTTGACTTGTCTTtgttccttttccattgatgttaCTATATTTTACATGATAATTCACTAGAGTGGTTTCTAACTATTCATGAGTTTTTTATGCCACATTGAAGGAAAATAATGCTTATGAAGTCAATTCATTTAGATGAACATCTCCTTATACAATGTAGTTGGGTGTAGGTGGTAGTTGCCACTTATACTACACATCTATATAGGTTTGTAGATGCTAACAAATGAGACCAATTTCAATAAAATTGGAATTCACGAAACTCTAAACAAATTAATGCATCGTATTGGAAGTCAAGCATATGAGCAAATCGATGcatttcaaataaaaatttctcataaTAAGAGTCCACATAACACATTAACATAATTAAGGAAAGAAAGTAAAATATGTTGAGATAAAACATATCATAATTAACATTTGTTGTAGGTTTATGCTTGTCCAAGTTTCTTTTATTTCTCACTAGTTTAGTTGTAATAAAGTAAGAATAGTGAGAAAAGAACTTGTTTCTTGTCTTTGGGTGAAAGGTATGCATGCTCTCCTCTTGTGTCTTTGTACACTCTTAAGGATCATGTTGGCAATATgtgtcatatgttgtcattgattttaacTTGCCACTAATGTCAATCCATCATACTTGTATAGAGATGAATTGATATAGTTGAAGAGGATGAGAAATGGTTAGAGATAACACATGTTTGAGAGAGATAGTTTGTCATAGATAGAGACATGGGGTTGCATAATTGAAGATAAGCAAATAGTCAAGTAGACCAACATATGTATTTATGACTTAAGATGACATTAAAACAATCCATAAGCATGATATGTACATGGTTAAGCTAGTAACACATTGTTGTACATTGTTTATGCTTTTGATGAGGAGTGCAATCACATTGATTGGTTTCTACATATTTTAAGGAGTTGGATGAATGATAATTAGTGGTTGTTCATACTTGTGCATTTGagaaaatttgtctaaggcataAACTATATATATTCCTAAGTTGGTGACTTTGTATTTTGGTCTAGGCATTCTTATGCCTTGCACGACTTGGCCTTATGGTTCTAGAGTTGAATTTTTTAGTCACCGCTTAGGAACTACTTTTAGGCTTTCATGTCCTGACATCTTCTACAGGAAGACTTTGAATTAACTATTCTCCAAATTGTACTAGAATAGTGTAATATGTCTTAGAAACTTACCAGAATGCTTTGCAATTCTTTGGAGTGGTAGATATGGTTGTGTGGACTTGGGGATATGTTCAATGAGGTATACAGTTTCTACAAAGCAAGTTTTAGATTATTTGATTTATTGCATTGCAATATCATAAGTGTTGAAGTTTTACAATTAGTATGGGATGCTTTGTTTTTATCAGTTCAGTGGGTTTCTCTACTTGTGCAAGCACACCATGAGTAGATACTTTAGGAGATAGTTGTAGGGATACTGTGGATAGTCTATATTGCCCATATCTTGGTCTGCATGGTATTCTAGTCTCTCCCAGATGGCACAAAAGCTTATAGTTTTGGTGGAGTTGTTGATTGATTGGGCCAACAATCATGGTTCCTTCACTCGTGGTTTGATCCCGACCTATCATATTTGCTTTGGAAGATGTGTTGTAATGTTTTTGGATCTTTTTGTTCTTTGGGTTGATTCACAACTCATTTTACTTCTTAGCACATATGTTTGAAGCCAATCTATGTAGTATCAAACGCTTCATCTAAAGGTCATCTTGGAGCTGACCTAATTGGTATTTTGAGATGTTATAGAGGATATAAATAGAAGAACAAATCATTTGTGATGAGTGATGAAAGTTGGTGAGATGTAGTGAATGTGCAAAAAAAGGGACTCCAATATTTGCATATGATAGATGTATCTTCTACAACAGTTCAAGTTCATATTTTGTAATTCAAACTATCATGTATCCTACTATTTGATAGTGAACCTCCTCATCAAGTATATTTGTATCTTTCTTAGCAACTCCATCAGGTATATTTGTATCTTTGTTCATATATATTGTGAGATAGTTGCCACCTTtgtttttccctcattgggtttccCACGTAAAAAACTTGGTGTCCTTTGTTGAATCTTGTGGTGCATATTTTACTTCTAATTCTTTCTTTTGGAAAATTTGGCTTGATGCTTAACCTAGAAATGGTGTGTTTAAGTTtaagtatatgttgattcacccccacccccctctctcaaCATTTTGGTGTgtacaacaattggtatcacagaaAGGTTCCTAGATAACAGTCTAACAACTAAGGTAGATCTTGCATTTGAACACATGGGATCTAAAACAATATTTAATGACATCATTTATCTTGAATCAAGTATAGAGGTAATGGAACATGAAGGATGGGATTTCAATTTAGATGATTGTGAAGTAGACCTTGAAGGAGAATTATAGTATGCTCATGAAGACATGGATATTGCAAGGGTAGAGTTTGAAGAATACAAGATTAGATTCAATAAGGCAGAAAAGAAATTTGTCAAAATGAAAGCTTAAATTGAAGGAAGAAAAGAATGTGAATACAAAATCAAGAAGGTAGAAGATGTAATTATCAACCTAAAAATCCAAGTTGAAGGAGGCAAGAATATTGTTGATTGTTTGGAGTCCAAGCTTCATGATAAATCTATTGAATGCACCAAGATTGAGGAAAAAATTGTTTCCTTGAGCAAAGAACTAGAAAAGGCCAAGAATTAGATGAACAAGAATCTTTAGTTCAGAAAGAGCACTAACATGCTTGATGAGTTAGTTGGAAGCCAAAAACCTATAAATGATAAAGGTGGTCTTGGTTTTGAAAAAGGGGAAAGTTGTAAAACAAATATGGTTGAAGACAAGagtgagaagaaggaagagaaggtaCATGATGAATCTAAGTAGACATAaggaaattttaaatatattttaagatAAAAATGTCTAATACATGATGATCTTTTTTATTGATATTTCTGGAATTAGATGTTGCTAAACAATAAACATGTGCTATAGATTTTTTTGCTTTAGatgtttcattttttattaaattgcATCTTATAATAGAGAGTTTTGACTTCATAGAGACCTCTTGCTCAAACATGTTAATGAAAAGACTAACAGAATTTGGGAAGAGAGATTTTGACTTTTGAACCAATAAGATGGGGGAAATAGAAAAGTGAAAATAGAAAATCACATTACTTTAGAATGTAAAacttattatgacatatatgacaaacATGCAAGTAATTTCACATTGATACCATTTTAAGATCTATTCAACAAGTAGATGGTTGAAAGAATGAAAAAATTAATTGTTTGAattgaataataaaaaatcaaCATTTTAACgaacaaaaaataacaaaatttaCTATATGTTTGACCACTTGAATATTGAAAATCCTCTATTCTTAGTGCTCATTGGACACAAGTCTCAAATTTAGAATAATAGAAAATCAACACTTtaacaaacaaaaattaaaaaatttactatATGTTCGACCACTTGAATATTGAAAATCCCTTGTTCTTAGTGCTTATTGGACACAAGTCTCAAATTCACAATAACAAAAAATCTACACTTTAACAAACAAAAATAACTAAATTTGGTATATGTTTGACCACTTGAATATTGAAAATCCTCTATTCTTAATGCTAATTAGACACAAGTCTCAAATTTAGAATAATAGAAAATCAACACTTAACAAACAAAAATAACAAAATTTATTATATGTTTGACCACTTAATATTGAAAATCTTTTGTTCGTAGTGCTCATTGGACACAAGTCTCACAttcacaataataaaaaatcacctctttaacaaaataaaaaagaagacTAAATTTAATATATGTTTGAACACTTTAATAAAAATCTTTTATTCTGAATGCTCATTAAACACAAGCCTTAAATTGGAAATAATAGCAAATCAAAACTTTAACAAATAAATTAACAAAATTTACTATACTATTGAAAATCCACGTTTGTAGTGTTGTTGGGAGTGTTCATGAGTCAATTACTTTTGCATTATTGAGATGATAGAAAATAGAGAGAATTTTATTTTGGAATGTAAAAACTTGCTATAACATTTATGACAAATTCACAAATAAATTAGGATTAACATCCTTTCAAAATCTATTCAACAAAGaaacaaatgacaaaataaaatagattattaaataaataataataaaaaacaaataaaatttactatcccatatcctatgtttgacCACTTGAATAGTGAAAATCTTCTATTTTGTTCTTAATGGACACAAAATTCTCAAATTTATCTTTCACAGGATTATACTCGGTCCTCAAAATTGCCGGCGAATTTCTCCGCTGGTTTTCTAATTGATCTCCTCCAACTATTCAAAGTTCTACGCCTTCAAATTCAACACATCGACTTTGAAccgcaaaagaagaagaaaatgcgTACAGGAATCTTTAACAACAAATTTCTCGTCTGCAACACAGCCGTCGAGTTAGTGTTTGAACTTCTGTTTGCAGGGCATCAGCGTAACCGCTGGCAATCATGGTCCTAATTcctaatacaattgggatatttccTCTATTCTGTTGCATTCTCAGTGTTCTCTTTCTCCATTGCACCTGCATCTCGGAAGAGGGCAAAATTCTTCTCCAGATAAAAGGGAGCGACTGGATCGACGGAGGTAACAATTTGACGGACTGGAATGCTTCTGACGAAAACCCCTGCAGTTGGAATGGGATCTCTTGCAATGCTTCCAAGGTTGTCACTGCAATTAATCTCACGGGCGCCTCAATTTCAGGCAATCTGACTTCTTCCATATGCCTTCTTCCAAGTCTGGAGACGTTGATTCTCAGCGGGAATGCTTTCCAGGGGCTCTTTCCCGATGAGCTGTTTGATTGCAAGGGTTTGCAAGTGCTTGATTTGTCCAGCAATCGCTTATTTGGAAGCCTGCCCAGTCGAATCAGTGAATTCAGGCAGCTGAGGGTCTTTAATTTGTTAGAAAATAGTTTCAGTGGCTCCATTCCTCCAACCTTTGGAATGTTGTCCAACATCCAAGAGCTCTCGCTGGACGAAAATAATTTGACGGGCGGAATCCCTACTTTTCTCGGCAATTTGACAACCCTGAGGAAATTCACTGTTGGCGATAATCCTCTCCTTGGCGGTGAGATACCAGTAGAGCTCGCGAAATTGAACCGGCTGCAACATTTAGAATTATATAATTGTACTCTAGTAGGTGAAATTCCGAATTTTTTCGGTAATTTAACGCAGTTGGACTGGTTGGATTTGTCGAAGAATCAGCTGAAGGGCAATATTCCGACTAGTTTAACTACTCTGTCCAAGTTGAGTACTTTGTACCTTTGGAGCAACAATTTGTCTGGATCGATTCTGTCTGACATCGACAAGATGGGGAACTTATCAACCTTAGATCTTTCTGCCAACCAGCTAAGCGGCGAAATTCCATACAGAATCGGCAATCTGGAATCCCTGGAGCAGCTCATTTTGAATCAAAATCAGCTCACCGGAGAAATTCCTGCACGGCTTGGTATGCTGCGGAACTTAAGTAAGTTATATCTGTTTAGTAACAAGCTTAAGGGGTGGTTGCCCCAGGATTTGGGTACATTTTCCAATCTTTATATGGTCGATGTGACGGAGAACGCTCTGGAAGGCCCGCTGCCGAAAAATCTGTGCAAAAAAAGAATGCTTTACGGGTTGGCTATAGGTTCAAATAATTTCAATGGAAGTCTACCTTCATCCTTGGGAGATTGCGAAAGTTTACAGTCTGTGCAGCTGTATAACAACCAGCTCAGTGGTGAGATTCCTCAGGGGCTTTGGAGCGCTTCAGGCCGGGCACAGCTGATGCTTTATAATAACAAGTTTGAAGGTCAGATTCCAGCTACGATTGGACAATCAAAGAGCCTGGCTTGGTTGCAAATAAACAATAACCAATTCAGCGGAAGCATTCCCTCGGAGATTGGGCAGCTGACAAACCTCCAGATCTTAAACGCGAACAGCAATCAGTTGTCAGGGTCCATTCCAAATGAGGTTACGAATTTGACATCGATCAATAGTCTCCAGCTTGATCATAATTTTCTTTCAGGAGAAATTCCCAAGGGTTTAATATCACTGAAGAAGCTTACTGTTCTCAATTTGGGTACAAATCGTCTTACAGGCGAAATCCCTGCATCCCTGGGCGACCTGTCGGCACTGAACAGTCTTGATCTCTCAAATAACTCGCTCTCTGGCCAAATGTCTGCTGAATTAGGACGCCTATCATTAACTGTTTTCAATGTATCCGACAATCGCTTGTCTGGTCCAATTCCTGCCGCTCTGGACAATTCGGCTTACAAAGACGCTTTTCTCGGCAATCCAAGATTATGCGGAGGTCGGAATTTGATGCTGAGGTCGTGTTCTTCAGACAAGATATCATCTCGACAATTGGCTGCAATTATAGTACCGTGTGTGATTTTAGCAGTCATAGCACTAGGCTCCATTTGTGTGTGTTGGTTCTGTCTCAGGAAAGCAAGGGCCACGCCATCATGGAAATTGACATCTTTCCATCTGCCAGAGCTGAACGAGTTGCACATCATCCGCAACTTGTCGGAGGATAATGTTATTGGATCCGGAGGCGCTGGAAAAGTTTACAGGGTCATTCTGCAGAGCGGGGAAGCGGTAGCGGTGAAGAAGATCCGGAACATAAGCAGATCACGGGGAAAATTTAAGAGAAAAGGGGCGCAGCGAAACCATGAATTGGGGGAAGTGGAGGTGGATACATTAGGACTCATTCGGCACAACAATATTTTAAATCTCCTCTGCTGCATTTCAAGCGAAGAGTCCGATTTCAAGCTATTGGTATACGAGTACATGCCCAACGGGAGCTTGTTGGAGCGCCTACAGAATTCACAAGGACCACAAGTAGGGCTGCCTTGGCCAGTCCGCTATAAGATCGCACTGGGGGCAGCCCAAGGGCTGAGCTATATGCATCACGATTGCACACCTCCAATTCTACACAGGGATGTGAAATCCAGCAACATCTTGCTGGATAAAGATTTAGAGGCTAAAATTGCAGATTTTGGCCTGGCCAGAGTTCTTAATAACCTGGGCGAAGAGTACTCTGTTTCAGGCTATGTGGGGTCTCACGGATATATAGCTCCAGGTCCGATTTTATCTATCCTCGTTGAATGCTAGTCGGTCCGATTTTATCTATCCTCGTTGAATGCTAGTCtgtttaattttcaatttcttgtcAAAGATTTAGCGCCATTAACATTATAACCTTTGATGTGCAAAGTATTTTCAATTTCTTGTCAAAGATTTAGCGCCATTAACATTATAACCTTTGATGTGCAAAGTACGGCCATAGACTGAAAGTGAGTGAGAAAATTGACGTGTACGGCTTCGGAGTGGTGGTGTTAGAGCTTGTGAGCGGGATGAAAGCTACGAATGAAGTGCAGTACGGGGAAGGAGTGGACATTGTGGAGTGGATCCACAGCACAATAATAGGCAGGGGAGAGATGGGAGTGCTGGACTGGAGAATATTGGAAGAGAAGTACATAGAGCAAATGCTGTTGGTGTTGCGGGTGGGTCTGGTATGCACAAACAGAGACCCCAAACGGCGGCCTTCGATGAGGAAAGTGGTGGAGATGCTGGTGATGTGCAATCCAAACCAGGAA is part of the Cryptomeria japonica chromosome 10, Sugi_1.0, whole genome shotgun sequence genome and harbors:
- the LOC131071493 gene encoding receptor-like protein kinase HSL1 isoform X2 — protein: MVLIPNTIGIFPLFCCILSVLFLHCTCISEEGKILLQIKGSDWIDGGNNLTDWNASDENPCSWNGISCNASKVVTAINLTGASISGNLTSSICLLPSLETLILSGNAFQGLFPDELFDCKGLQVLDLSSNRLFGSLPSRISEFRQLRVFNLLENSFSGSIPPTFGMLSNIQELSLDENNLTGGIPTFLGNLTTLRKFTVGDNPLLGGEIPVELAKLNRLQHLELYNCTLVGEIPNFFGNLTQLDWLDLSKNQLKGNIPTSLTTLSKLSTLYLWSNNLSGSILSDIDKMGNLSTLDLSANQLSGEIPYRIGNLESLEQLILNQNQLTGEIPARLGMLRNLSKLYLFSNKLKGWLPQDLGTFSNLYMVDVTENALEGPLPKNLCKKRMLYGLAIGSNNFNGSLPSSLGDCESLQSVQLYNNQLSGEIPQGLWSASGRAQLMLYNNKFEGQIPATIGQSKSLAWLQINNNQFSGSIPSEIGQLTNLQILNANSNQLSGSIPNEVTNLTSINSLQLDHNFLSGEIPKGLISLKKLTVLNLGTNRLTGEIPASLGDLSALNSLDLSNNSLSGQMSAELGRLSLTVFNVSDNRLSGPIPAALDNSAYKDAFLGNPRLCGGRNLMLRSCSSDKISSRQLAAIIVPCVILAVIALGSICVCWFCLRKARATPSWKLTSFHLPELNELHIIRNLSEDNVIGSGGAGKVYRVILQSGEAVAVKKIRNISRSRGKFKRKGAQRNHELGEVEVDTLGLIRHNNILNLLCCISSEESDFKLLVYEYMPNGSLLERLQNSQGPQVGLPWPVRYKIALGAAQGLSYMHHDCTPPILHRDVKSSNILLDKDLEAKIADFGLARVLNNLGEEYSVSGYVGSHGYIAPD
- the LOC131071493 gene encoding receptor-like protein kinase HSL1 isoform X1 produces the protein MVLIPNTIGIFPLFCCILSVLFLHCTCISEEGKILLQIKGSDWIDGGNNLTDWNASDENPCSWNGISCNASKVVTAINLTGASISGNLTSSICLLPSLETLILSGNAFQGLFPDELFDCKGLQVLDLSSNRLFGSLPSRISEFRQLRVFNLLENSFSGSIPPTFGMLSNIQELSLDENNLTGGIPTFLGNLTTLRKFTVGDNPLLGGEIPVELAKLNRLQHLELYNCTLVGEIPNFFGNLTQLDWLDLSKNQLKGNIPTSLTTLSKLSTLYLWSNNLSGSILSDIDKMGNLSTLDLSANQLSGEIPYRIGNLESLEQLILNQNQLTGEIPARLGMLRNLSKLYLFSNKLKGWLPQDLGTFSNLYMVDVTENALEGPLPKNLCKKRMLYGLAIGSNNFNGSLPSSLGDCESLQSVQLYNNQLSGEIPQGLWSASGRAQLMLYNNKFEGQIPATIGQSKSLAWLQINNNQFSGSIPSEIGQLTNLQILNANSNQLSGSIPNEVTNLTSINSLQLDHNFLSGEIPKGLISLKKLTVLNLGTNRLTGEIPASLGDLSALNSLDLSNNSLSGQMSAELGRLSLTVFNVSDNRLSGPIPAALDNSAYKDAFLGNPRLCGGRNLMLRSCSSDKISSRQLAAIIVPCVILAVIALGSICVCWFCLRKARATPSWKLTSFHLPELNELHIIRNLSEDNVIGSGGAGKVYRVILQSGEAVAVKKIRNISRSRGKFKRKGAQRNHELGEVEVDTLGLIRHNNILNLLCCISSEESDFKLLVYEYMPNGSLLERLQNSQGPQVGLPWPVRYKIALGAAQGLSYMHHDCTPPILHRDVKSSNILLDKDLEAKIADFGLARVLNNLGEEYSVSGYVGSHGYIAPVRP